The Alteromonas mediterranea DE genome contains the following window.
CCGCATGATCATTGAGCAGTCTGATCGTTTGCGCAATTTGGTGGACCGTTTATTAGGGCCAAATTCACTTCCTAGATTTGAAGAAAGCAATGTGCATCAAGCGTTAGAGAAAATACGTAGCTTGATGCGCTTTGATTCAGACAACCCGATTACTATTGTGCGCGATTACGACCCGAGTATCCCCCCATTATTGCTTGATCCAGACATGATTCAACAGGCGGTACTCAACATTGTTCGCAACAGTGTACAGGCGCTAAACGAAAGTCAAACACCACATCCAGAAATTAGGTTGGTTACACGTATTGAGCGCCAAATGACAATTCAAACCAAACGGTATGCACTTGTCGCGAAAATAAAAATTATTGATAACGGCCCAGGTATACCTCCCGAAATAAAAGACACGCTTTTCTACCCCATGGTCACAAGTAAACAAAATGGCTCTGGGCTGGGTTTGTCTATTTCTCAAACCCTTATTAACCACCACGGCGGCAAAATAGATGTAGACAGCTACCCTGGTCACACTGAGTTCGTAATTTATCTACCAATAGATCGTAAGGAGACAGACGATGACGAATGAGTCTGTGTGGATTGTCGATGACGACAGTTCTATTCGTTGGGTGCTGCAAAAGGCCTTACAAGCAGCAGATATAAGCTGCTTAAGTTTTGAAAACCCTGAAGATTTATTGCTTCAACTTCAAAGCGGTCAAGCACCTGAAGTCATCATTTCAGATATTAGAATGCCACAAATGGACGGCATGGCATTACTGAACGAAGTGCATGCTTCGCACCCCATGCTGCCCGTTATCATTATGACGGCGCATTCGGATTTAGATAGCGCGGTTAACGCCTATCAAAAAGGCGCATTTGAATATTTGCCAAAGCCATTTGATATAGACGAGGCGGTAACGTTAACCCAGCGTGCGCTTGCTCATTCCAGAGAGCAATCCACGGTTTCCAAAGCGCAAGTCGAAGACGTGGTAACGGAAATTATTGGCGAAGCCCCTGCCATGCAGGAAGTGTTTCGTGCCATAGGTCGCCTGTCTCGCTCTTCAATCAGTGTGCTTATCAACGGTCAATCGGGTACGGGTAAAGAACTCGTCGCGCACGCTCTTCACAGGCACAGCCCCAGAGCCAGCAAACCCTTCATCGCCCTTAACATGGCCGCCATTCCAGCAGACCTTGTAGAGTCTGAGTTATTTGGCCACGAAAAAGGCGCGTTTACCGGCGCACAAGCCGCCCGCCAAGGCCGCTTTGAACAAGCCGACGGCGGTACATTATTTTTAGACGAAATTGGTGATATGCCTCTTGATGTGCAAACCCGCCTTTTGCGCGTGC
Protein-coding sequences here:
- the glnL gene encoding nitrogen regulation protein NR(II) — its product is MHSTELETQQLINSLNTALVMVDNKLTIVYANHAGEALFETGLKQLIGHPLQDFFLPGTIETTRLKAAIRKGEDFTENEIKLAFRDNRYVSADLTVTNLHFEDGPRLLFEVKKIDQQKRISRENLQNAQHYAARELVRGLAHEIKNPLGGIRGAAQLLEKELSEEHKEFTRMIIEQSDRLRNLVDRLLGPNSLPRFEESNVHQALEKIRSLMRFDSDNPITIVRDYDPSIPPLLLDPDMIQQAVLNIVRNSVQALNESQTPHPEIRLVTRIERQMTIQTKRYALVAKIKIIDNGPGIPPEIKDTLFYPMVTSKQNGSGLGLSISQTLINHHGGKIDVDSYPGHTEFVIYLPIDRKETDDDE
- the glnG gene encoding nitrogen regulation protein NR(I), yielding MTNESVWIVDDDSSIRWVLQKALQAADISCLSFENPEDLLLQLQSGQAPEVIISDIRMPQMDGMALLNEVHASHPMLPVIIMTAHSDLDSAVNAYQKGAFEYLPKPFDIDEAVTLTQRALAHSREQSTVSKAQVEDVVTEIIGEAPAMQEVFRAIGRLSRSSISVLINGQSGTGKELVAHALHRHSPRASKPFIALNMAAIPADLVESELFGHEKGAFTGAQAARQGRFEQADGGTLFLDEIGDMPLDVQTRLLRVLADGQFYRVGGHQSVSVDVRIIAATHQNLEQRVAEGKFREDLFHRLNVIRVHLPSLNERREDIPLLTRHFLRRAAKELDVEAKSISKDAERVMSQLPWPGNVRQLENVCRWLTVMASGQEVLPSDLPPEIHSDSSIEKPSAESGDWPDLLASWTDKQLRDGHHNILNDAMLTFERVMLERALQHTHGHKQDAAKRLGWGRNTLTRKLKELGVN